In the Apteryx mantelli isolate bAptMan1 chromosome 1, bAptMan1.hap1, whole genome shotgun sequence genome, one interval contains:
- the CREBZF gene encoding CREB/ATF bZIP transcription factor, whose protein sequence is MRHSLAQLLAAPSGGASPSGAARPLAGGGEGDPGPARAKQEQQLPLPAPARREEKEAEAAGGPLAAWEQEDWFPALELGDLLEAARPDWDLDAELSGCFRGEPAARAAAAPGRRSGGAGSRLKAAAAARLNRLKKKQYVLGLESRLQGLAAENRQLRDRNRGLSRRLRELERESGYLRAVLANQSALAQLLGRLAGARAGGLQLGTSLFGDAGGPRRHPHARPGGESSDHDYALPGSRPPRREEAAREPRAAPGGLCLHVERDRVSVEFCSACARRARRM, encoded by the coding sequence atgcgccaCAGCCTGGCGCAGCTGCTGGCGGCCCCCTCGGGCGGAGCGAGCCCctccggcgccgcgcggccgctcgccggcggcggggaaggggatCCGGGCCCCGCGCGGGCTAAAcaagagcagcagctgccgctgccggcgccggcgcggcgggaggagaaggaggcggaggcggccggCGGCCCGCTGGCGGCGTGGGAGCAGGAGGACTGGTTCCCGGCGCTGGAGCTGGGGGACCTGCTGGAGGCCGCGCGGCCGGACTGGGACCTGGACGCGGAGCTGAGCGGCTGCTTCCGCGGcgagccggcggcgcgggcggcggcggcgcccgggcggaggagcggcggcgcggggagccggctgaaggcggcggcggcggcgcggctgaaCCGGCTGAAGAAGAAGCAGTACGTGCTGGGGCTGGAGAGCCGCCTGCAGGGCCTGGCCGCCGAGAACCGGCAGCTGCGGGACCGCAACCGCGGCCTGAGCCGCCGCCTGCGGGAGCTGGAGCGGGAGAGCGGCTACCTGCGGGCCGTGCTGGCGAACCAGAGCGCCCTGGCGCAGCTGCTGGGCCGCCTGGCCGGGGCCCGCGCCGGCGGGCTGCAGCTCGGCACCAGCCTCTTCGGGGACgcgggcggcccccgccgccacccccacgcgcggcccggcggcgagAGCAGCGACCACGACTACGCGCTGcccggctcccggcccccgcggcgggaggaggcggcgAGGGAGCCGCGGGCGGCCCCCGGCGGGCTCTGCCTCCACGTGGAGCGGGACCGGGTGTCGGTGGAGTTCTGCTCCGCCTGCGCCCGGCGGGCCCGCAGAATGTAG
- the CCDC89 gene encoding coiled-coil domain-containing protein 89 has protein sequence MAEGKRDPGRAGPTNDPETERDMEDLNKGLWKFCGVPEEEKSEKAALRSRIEEQYHLICILKRRADDAHKRCKGLEQLSKKLEELRTEDAAKLKAQTQRIQCLEERFMDLAGNHEKMIRFKDEHKKQNMQLREENKRLTQENETLFSQTVREKEAEVLQLTSQARELSQQLDSLREKCAYEIHRAQEREKEMLEAQTQQASAYAREVDSLKKQLQCLQEKHQQAVAQVNQEESQHRAQGSELEVKLERVYQEKEELLKLAVERGKALQEKQQEIQQLGKKLESAEKARQLAEERCVKEAAAAAGGDLRVQELRQQLESSKQAYSELWLQFDAYKKHSQDLLTKERELNVKLRHFIA, from the coding sequence ATGGCTGAAGGTAAGAGAGACCCTGGGAGGGCTGGTCCCACAAATGAtccagagacagagagagacatgGAAGACCTGAATAAGGGCCTGTGGAAATTCTGTGGGGTCCCTGAAGAGGAGAAGAGTGAGAAGGCTGCGCTACGCTCACGCATAGAAGAACAGTATCACCTTATCTGCATACTGAAGAGAAGAGCAGACGATGCACACAAACGCTGCAAAGGCCTGGAGCAGCTCAGCAAGAAGCTGGAGGAACTGAGGACTGAGGACGCTGCGAAACTGAAAGCCCAGACCCAGCGGATTCAGTGTTTGGAGGAGCGTTTCATGGACCTGGCTGGCAACCATGAAAAAATGATCCGCTTCAAGGATGAACATAAGAAACAGAATATGCAACTGCGGGAGGAGAATAAGCGCCTGACGCAAGAGAATGAAACTCTCTTCAGCCAGACTGTGAGGGAGAAGGAAGCTGAAGTGCTCCAGCTCACTTCCCAGGCAAGAGAGCTCTCTCAGCAGTTAGATTCCTTGCGGGAGAAATGTGCTTACGAGATTCACAGAGCCCAGGAGCGAGAAAAGGAGATGCTAGAAGCTCAGACCCAACAAGCAAGCGCTTACGCCAGGGAAGttgattcattaaaaaaacagctgCAATGCCTACAGGAGAAGCACCAGCAAGCTGTTGCACAGGTAAATCAGGAAGAAAGTCAGCACAGGGCTCAGGGCAGTGAGCTGGAGGTGAAGTTGGAGAGGGTGTATCAGGAGAAGGAAGAACTCTTGAAGCTGGCCGTGGAGAGGGGCAAAGCTCTGCAAGAGAAACAGCAGGAAATTCAGCAGCTGGGGAAGAAGCTGGAGTCTGCAGAAAAAGCCAGGCAGCTAGCAGAAGAGCGCTGCGtgaaagaggcagcagcagcagcaggcggtgATCTGAGGGTCCAAGAGCTCCGACAGCAGCTAGAAAGCAGCAAACAGGCATACAGCGAACTCTGGCTGCAGTTTGATGCTTACAAAAAACACAGTCAGGACTTACTGACTAAAGAAAGAGAGCTGAATGTCAAACTCCGTCATTTTATTGCATAA